A DNA window from Setaria viridis chromosome 2, Setaria_viridis_v4.0, whole genome shotgun sequence contains the following coding sequences:
- the LOC117842185 gene encoding uncharacterized protein: protein MAEQQGRRQRRSRRATLLLAFAALAMERADAALLPAVYREIGAALQASPTALGSIALSRSVVQTACYPLAAYLAARHDRLTVIALGAFVWAAATFLIGFSTTFPQMAVTAALNGVGLALQIPAIYAFVADSVDGASRGVAFGWLAVAGKAGTVAGTSLGLLMAPTSFLGLPGWRLAFLLLGVLGGVVGVSIRAFAAARGRAVTPASVKPVRQELQDFAREAKAVMRVPSFQVIIAQGLTGSFPWSALLFTPMWLELVGFSHGETAALMTLFKVATSVGALFGGKMGDALARRFRNSGRIVLSQISSGSAIPLAGVLLLALPNDPSTTAKHGAALFILGIMASWNGTATNSPILAEIVPPRAMTTVFALDRTFEAVLASFAPPVVGMLAERLYGYKLARSGTGGGGVDERAAVDVEMERHNATSLARAIYTSVAVPMALCCSIYSFLYCTYPRDREVARAEAVRDREGHGGEESDSEDEGDGERKLMPH, encoded by the exons ATGGCGGAGCAGCAGGGCAGGAGGCAGCGGCGCTCGCGGAGGGCGACGCTGCTCCTGGCGTTCGCGGCGCTGGCGATGGAGCGCGCCGACGCGGCGCTGCTCCCGGCGGTGTACCGCGAGATCGGCGCAGCGCTGCAGGCCTCGCCCACGGCGCTCGGCTCCATCGCGCTGTCCCGCTCCGTCGTGCAGACCGCCTGCTACCCGCTCGCGGCCTACCTGGCGGCGCGCCACGACCGCCTCACCGTCATCGCGCTCGGCGCCTTCGTCTGGGCGGCGGCGACCTTCCTAATTGGCTTCTCCACCACCTTCCCACAG atggcggtgacggcggcgttGAACGGCGTCGGGTTGGCGCTGCAGATCCCTGCGATCTACGCCTTCGTCGCCGACTCCGTCGACGGCGCCAGTAGGGGCGTGGCGTTCGGGTGGCTCGCGGTGGCCGGGAAGGCCGGCACCGTGGCCGGCACTTCCCTCGGCCTCCTCATGGCGCCGACCTCGTTCCTCGGGCTGCCCGGCTGGCGTCTCGCCTTCCTCCTGCTCGGCGTCTTGGGTGGCGTGGTCGGCGTGTCCATCCGCGCGTTCGCCGCCGCAAGAGGCCGCGCGGTGACCCCGGCAAGCGTCAAGCCGGTGCGGCAGGAGCTGCAGGACTTCGCCAGGGAGGCCAAGGCCGTGATGCGGGTCCCGTCGTTCCAGGTCATCATCGCGCAGGGCCTCACCGGGTCGTTCCCCTGGTCGGCGCTGCTGTTCACGCCGATGTGGCTCGAGCTCGTCGGATTCTCCCACGGCGAGACGGCGGCGCTGATGACGCTGTTCAAGGTCGCAACGTCCGTGGGCGCGCTCTTCGGCGGTAAGATGGGGGACGCCCTCGCCCGGCGGTTCAGGAACTCGGGCCGCATCGTCCTCTCGCAGATCAGCTCCGGCTCCGCGATCCctctcgccggcgtcctcctcctcgctctccCCAACGACCCGTCCACGACGGCGAAGCACGGCGCCGCGCTGTTCATCCTCGGGATCATGGCCTCCTGGAACGGCACCGCCACCAACAGCCCCATACTCGCGGAGATCGTCCCGCCGCGAGCGATGACGACCGTGTTCGCGCTGGACCGGACGTTCGAGGCCGTGCTCGCCTCGTTCGCGCCACCGGTGGTTGGCATGCTCGCCGAGCGCCTCTACGGTTACAAGCTCGCGCGCTccgggacgggcggcggcggcgtcgacgagcgcgcGGCCGTCGATGTCGAGATGGAGCGGCACAACGCAACGTCCCTCGCCAGGGCGATATACACCTCCGTCGCCGTCCCCATGGCGCTGTGCTGTTCCATCTACTCGTTCCTGTACTGCACGTACCCCAGGGACAGAGAGGTGGCGCGGGCCGAGGCGGTGCGAGATAGAGAGGGTCACGGCGGTGAAGAATCTGACTCCGAGGATGAAGGCGATGGCGAGAGGAAGCTGATGCCGCACTGA
- the LOC117842184 gene encoding uncharacterized protein codes for MGPAAWRQGRRTLVLVNLASIMERADEALLPAVYREVGAALHATPTGLGALTLYRSIVQAACYPVAAYAASRHNRAHVIALGAFLWAAATFLVAVSDTFLQVAVSRGLNGIGLALVIPAVQSLVADSTDDDNRGAAFGWLQLTSSIGSIFGGFFALMLAQTTFLGIAGWRIAFHLVAIVSVVVGILVWLFAVDPHFPANNAGLHATPISKKSALDEARELLIEAKSIIQIPTFQVFVAQGVSGSFPWSALSFLSMWLELIGFSHEETAMFTTIFAVATSIGGLLGGKMGDFLAQRYPNAGRIILSQISAGSAIPLAAVLLLGLPDDPSRSSGVAHGLVLFIMGLIISWNGAATNCPIFAEIVPEKQRTSIYALDRTFESILASFAPPVVGLLSQHLYGFKPDDKGSSPEQDRENAASLAKALYTAISIPMVICSSIYTFMYRTYPRDRDRARMQSMIQSELDQIELGGSHFGCGDDRFDLFESADDGEKPDQVDAIYGSEESAQADAGTARLLGNHEL; via the exons atggggccggcggcgtggcggcaggggcggcggacGCTGGTGCTGGTGAACCTGGCGTCCATCATGGAGCGCGCCGACGAGGCGCTGCTGCCGGCGGTGTACCGGGAGGTGGGCGCCGCGCTGCACGCCACGCCCACGGGGCTCGGCGCCCTCACGCTCTACCGCTCCATCGTCCAGGCCGCCTGCTACCCGGTGGCGGCCTACGCGGCGTCGCGCCACAACCGCGCCCACGTCATCGCGCTGGGGGCCTTCCTCTGGGCGGCCGCCAcgttcctcgtcgccgtctccgaCACCTTCCTCCAG GTAGCGGTGTCTAGAGGCTTGAACGGCATTGGTCTAGCTCTTGTCATACCTGCAGTCCAGTCGCTGGTCGCCGACTCCACGGACGACGACAACCGTGGAGCAGCTTTTGGCTGGCTGCAGCTGACCAGCAGCATAGGCTCCATATTTGGGGGATTCTTTGCCTTGATGCTGGCACAAACCACATTCCTGGGGATTGCCGGATGGCGCATTGCCTTCCATCTCGTCGCAATTGTCAGCGTTGTCGTAGGCATTCTCGTGTGGCTCTTCGCCGTGGATCCCCATTTCCCTGCAAACAATGCCGGGTTACATGCCACACCAATCAGCAAAAAGTCTGCATTGGATGAAGCAAGGGAGCTGCTCATCGAGGCCAAGTCTATAATTCAGATCCCAACATTCCAGGTCTTCGTTGCCCAGGGTGTCAGCGGCTCGTTCCCGTGGTCAGCCCTGTCCTTCTTGTCCATGTGGCTTGAGCTCATCGGGTTCAGCCATGAGGAGACCGCCATGTTCACAACAATCTTCGCGGTTGCCACCTCCATTGGCGGCCTTCTTGGTGGAAAGATGGGGGATTTCCTTGCTCAGCGGTATCCGAACGCTGGGAGGATCATCCTGTCGCAGATAAGTGCTGGCTCTGCTATTCCACTAGCTGCTGTTCTTCTGCTGGGACTGCCGGATGATCCATCCAGATCCAGTGGTGTAGCCCATGGACTCGTTTTGTTCATCATGGGACTCATCATCTCCTGGAATGGAGCTGCTACAAACTG CCCGATTTTCGCAGAGATTGTGCCCGAGAAACAAAGAACGAGCATTTATGCTCTGGACAGGACTTTCGAGTCTATTCTAGCTTCATTTGCGCCTCCTGTCGTCGGCTTGTTATCTCAGCACCTCTATGGTTTCAAACCGGACGACAAAGGGAGCAGCCCTGAACAAGACCGGGAGAACGCCGCGTCGCTGGCCAAGGCGCTGTACACGGCCATTTCCATACCGATGGTGATTTGCAGCTCCATATACACGTTCATGTATCGCACTTACCCTCGAGACAGGGATCGTGCGCGTATGCAGTCTATGATTCAGTCAGAATTGGATCAGATTGAACTTGGGGGTTCGCATTTCGGATGCGGTGATGACAGGTTTGATCTCTTTGAATCGGCAGATGATGGTGAGAAACCTGATCAGGTCGATGCCATTTACGGTTCTGAAGAATCTGCCCAGGCTGATGCTGGCACTGCAAGACTATTAGGAAACCATGAGCTGTGA